TTTTTGAAACGGGCTGAAACCCATCACGCCGGCGGCATTTCTACGTTGCTTGAAGTAATTCGAATTGGCTTCGCAGGCCTTGACGATTTTGACGAACAAAGTACGGCGCATGCGATACCTCCTATGGAATAGATGCGGCAGATAGGTAGGTACCTCGGTGAAGTAGTCCTCCATCAGCTGCTCGTGTCTGAGGAGGCGATTCCGTTGGATGTGGTTCCGGCCCATCACCGACCCGCGCCTCCGATTCAGCAGCTTCACGCGGTCCTCCAGCTCCTTGATGGAGAGAAGGAAGATGGTGGCCTCCACCTCGTCGTCCTAGAGCATCTCGAGGTCGGAATCGTCAGAGCTCGACGAATCCGACAGATCGATATCGACCCCTACAAATACAAGCCGATTTGGATTTTCGGTCTCAGCCTGAATAAAAAAATTCGGTTTACGGTAACTGATCGGCGCTATTTTTCAACCCGACCCGTAAGTGACGGTTATTTTTCGATTTTAGCCTCACCGCTCTGCTCTAAGAGAAAACGTGTTGTTATAGCAAAGCCAAGCGAAAAGCGACGGCTGCGGGAGAGCGACAACGACGCACGCAAGCATCGTCCGGCTCCGGCCGGTGCGAGCCGTCCGTCCGAGATCCCGTGCCCGTGCGCCCGCCCAGCCTCCTCTTCTGCCTCTTCCACGTgggcgccgccgtcgcccgtcGGTTCTCCTCCTCCAGTTCACTCCACTCCACATCCCCACTCGCTCACAAGCAACCAGCGTCGACTCCCATGCGCACCAACTGCTCGACGCAATTTCCCAACCACTGATCGCGCCCGCCGCCCCTCCCCCCAATGTCCTCCCTCCTCGCGCCGCCCGCCTCAACGCGCGGCATCCTGCCGCCCCGACGGCCATCCCCGCGCGCCCTCACTGCCCGCGCCGCGCGTTCCTGCTACCGCTACCGCTTCCGcaccgacgacgacggcgtcGTCGACGTGGCCGTCGCCGCCAACGACAGCAACGGGTACACGGTCGGCGTCGAGGTCCCGCCCCGCCCGGGCGCCCGCGGGCGGCCCGACGGCAACCTCCTTCTCCACGCCGCGGACTCCGGCGACGCCGTCCCGCTAGCCTCTCCGGGCCACGGCGCCTCCCTCTCGGCCTCCCTCTCCATCCACGCCTCCCGCGCGCCGTTCAACCTCTCCTTCCTGCTCACCGACCCCGCGGGAACCGAGATACGGACCCACCGCCGGACGGCCTTCCGCGTGCCGGTCGGCGTCGGGCAGGGCAGCCCCGCGCCGCTCGGTCTCACCCTATCCGACTCCGGGGCCGCCAACTTCGCGCTCTACAGCAAGACCGCCCAGGGCGTCGTGCTCTGCCtctacaccgccgccgccgccgccgacgagccCGCTCTCGAGATCGAGCTCGACCCCTACGTCAACCGGACGGGCAACGTCTGGCACGCCTCGCTGGAGAGCGTGGCGGGGTACGCCAGCTACGGCTTCCGCTGCGGCCTGTTCGGCACGGGCCACCCGCTGCTGGATCCGTACGCCAGGGTGATCGGGGACTTGGTCGCTGGCGATTCAGTCTACGAGGAAGGGGCCGCTCTGCCGTCCATGAGCTGCCTCGGGTCGCTGGCGAGTCCGCCCAGCTACAACTGGGGCAGGGACAGGCGCCCCCGCCTGCCGTTGGAGAACCTGGTGGTGTACAGGGCAAATGTGGCTTCCTTCACCAAGGACAGGTCAAGCGGGCTGCCGGACGATGTCGCCGGTACGTTCTCCGGGATGGCGGCAAAGGTGCAGCACTTCAAGAGCCTCGGCGTCAACGCGGTTTTGCTGGAACCTGTGTTCCCGTTCGATCAGGCCAAGGGGCCTTACTTCCCGTACCATTTCTTTTCACCGGCGAGTTCCTACAGCGCCGAAGGTTCCAGTGCTTCAGCAATCACTGCTATGAAGGATATGGTCAAGGCGATGCACAGAAACGGAATTGAGGTCCTCCTGGAGGttgttttcacacatactgctgaAGGAGAAGCAGAGTGTCAGATGATATCCACCCGTGGCATCGACAATTCCTCTTACTACATTTCTGGTGAGATTGCTGGATGCAAATCCGGCATATTGAACTGCAATGGTCCAGTCACTCAGAAGCTGATTCTGGACAGCCTCCGCCACTGGGTGCTTGATTTCCATGTCGATGGGTTTTGCTTCATTAATGCCCCTTTCCTCGTCAGGGGTCCACGTGGTGAGTATCTGTCTCGGCCGCCCCTTCTTGAGTCTATAGCTTTTGACCCGGTTCTGTCCAAGACAAAGATCATCGCGGATCCTTGGTCTCCGCTCGACATATCTAACGTGCAATTTCCGTTTCCTCACTGGAAAAGATGGGCTGAGATGAACGCAAGGTTCTCTATTGATGTGCGCAGATTCTTGAAGGGAGAAGCTCTTGTTAGCGATCTTGCTACGCGTCTATGTGGTAGTGGGGACCTATTTGCCAGCAGGGGACCGGCATTCTCATTCAATTATGTATCCAGGAATGCAGGACTCACTCTTGTTGATCTGGTGAGTTTCAGCAATGACAATCTTGCTTCAGAGTCAAGCTGGAATTGTGGTGAAGAAGGTCCGTCTGAGAACAGTGCAGTCCTTGAGATGAGGTTAAGGCAGATAAGGAATTTCATATTTATTCTGTTTGTTTCCCTTGGTATTCCTGTTCTGAACATGGGAGATGAATGCGGGCACTCCTCGGCTGGTTCGACATCATACAAAGAGAGAGTTCCTCTAAACTGGAAAGGCTTGAAAACCACTTTTGTTAAGGAAGTTACCGGATTCATTTCATTTCTAGCTGCATTCAGAAGTCGGCGAGGAGACATTTTTCAGAGAAGAGAATTCCTCAAACTGGAAAACATAAACTGGCACGGGAGTGATCTATCTGAACCACAATGGGAGGATCCTGGTAGCAAATTTCTTTGCATGCACATAATAGCAGAGAATGATGGAAACAAGTCAGATTCAATCAGAGGTGACTTGTACATCTGTTTCAATGCAAATGTGGAGTCAGTGAGTGCTACATTACCTGTTCCCGCAGAAGGAACCTTATGGCTACGCTTGGTCGATACATCACTTGCGCTTCCAGGTTTCTTCGGCACCGAGTCTAACCCTAAGCGGAAACAAGTGCTAGGATGTTCCTCCTATGAAGTAAAAGCGCACAGCTGTGTTCTATTTGAATCAACAAGGGATCTCTCCTAGTTTCTGTGATAAGCAATAACTCTGCTGCTATCTATTTCTTACTTTGATATACTGTTGGTCCAAATAAGTTGCTGTGTGTTGTAGATGATAATGCTAAAGTTAATAAAATTTAGTATTTTCCCAGATAGATGGCATATCTACTTGTCATAGTGCCTTCTTGTTACTTGTGGTGTTCTATAACTTTCTTTGCTCATGCTTTGAAGTTAACCAGTTGCAGGCTGGCAGCCATTTATAGATCTAAGGGTGCGATATTGGAATCCTCCTACCTCGACCACGTCACCTCTATTCCCACAGCCATTCGATCACTTGCATGCTGATGGAAGGCGAATCTCGGTGACTTTCCGCCTTCCGCCACGTAACCACATGCCTGGTTGTCTCCCTGATCCCTCACATCTCCTCCATTCTGCATCCCATTCGACCCTTCTCTCCACAACCTCCTACCCATCTTGCCCCATGTCTGTGTTCTTCGCTGCCCTTCCTCTTCTGCATGAGACCTTTCTCTCTCCGTTCCTGCCACCGATGCACCCATCCGTGCTGTCCACAGGCACATCTGGATTCTGGAAAAAATGGTGCTAGGATCCCTCTTCCATCTTCTGCTGCCCGTTGTGAGTcccttgatgatggagatgatcctGGTAAATGGTAACAAAGTAATTTCCCCCTTAACTCTTGTTCATTTAGTCCAGTTCCTTTCTTTATTAACTCATGTTTTCGTTGGTGCTAGATTAGGCTTCATCGTTGACACTCCTAGGATTTTTTTCATGAGGTGAAATGTGTGTTAGCTTCAAATTGTCATGGAGAATTCCTTAATTGTATCCATAGTTAGTCTATGATGATGCAACATAGAAAGACACTGAATCTACTCTTAAAGTTGCTCATGTTAACCTGCCACCAAGTACCACATCCATTTTAATCTACAGGGCTGATGAAATTGGTATTATAATATTTCTGTGCTTCCTAATTCATCCAACATACTGCATTCCTCATCTGATAAATACAAACGACTTCGAGaatattgtaatatcccaggtattggggttacaaaaaatagaggaaacagatgtgtgcattgcattcatgcatagaaaatctggggaattttcgcgctttaaagtaaaacagtcacagtaactgaagtttcacttgatcttggtggaattgaagtagctcatcaagtcaagcgctataaacttcaatgtgacttggttaaaacattgttttgggtagagatgatttgatctaaggggttagatcaaatggaactaataatcaacacaacaacactttactcaatgatcaattgcttgatcttataaaagattataatatggtaatccttgtcataacatgtgaacaccaattcaattgtaaatcaagtaacaattaaatggagaaaccattctatttcaatcttgaaaataagacaaggagatcaactctagaagtatatattcttctctattacatattattatacctcaaacctagagaggtgagagttctatgttatttagaagagaagcaatgacaaactttgagctaaaccttggatatgcatccatgAATTCAAATCATCATTCTTAAGAGAAACCCCAGGGTAATATTCAAGACAACCCCTAGAGCGAGATAACCATTTAtgattaaacatagatattgatgatcacatcaacctctatggagcctaaccttaggttagtattaaagaccttcccaaaatgagagagaccaatcatactaatcctagctttacctatttaagaataaaggacaacctttgaactaaagtattaggttgtaaaccattttttcttggagtggtgagataacctaatatcacatgaaataataccatatccatgaattgataaagtaaggaggagactaattcaaccaagatagccaagtggagt
This Lolium perenne isolate Kyuss_39 chromosome 1, Kyuss_2.0, whole genome shotgun sequence DNA region includes the following protein-coding sequences:
- the LOC127315428 gene encoding isoamylase 2, chloroplastic, whose translation is MSSLLAPPASTRGILPPRRPSPRALTARAARSCYRYRFRTDDDGVVDVAVAANDSNGYTVGVEVPPRPGARGRPDGNLLLHAADSGDAVPLASPGHGASLSASLSIHASRAPFNLSFLLTDPAGTEIRTHRRTAFRVPVGVGQGSPAPLGLTLSDSGAANFALYSKTAQGVVLCLYTAAAAADEPALEIELDPYVNRTGNVWHASLESVAGYASYGFRCGLFGTGHPLLDPYARVIGDLVAGDSVYEEGAALPSMSCLGSLASPPSYNWGRDRRPRLPLENLVVYRANVASFTKDRSSGLPDDVAGTFSGMAAKVQHFKSLGVNAVLLEPVFPFDQAKGPYFPYHFFSPASSYSAEGSSASAITAMKDMVKAMHRNGIEVLLEVVFTHTAEGEAECQMISTRGIDNSSYYISGEIAGCKSGILNCNGPVTQKLILDSLRHWVLDFHVDGFCFINAPFLVRGPRGEYLSRPPLLESIAFDPVLSKTKIIADPWSPLDISNVQFPFPHWKRWAEMNARFSIDVRRFLKGEALVSDLATRLCGSGDLFASRGPAFSFNYVSRNAGLTLVDLVSFSNDNLASESSWNCGEEGPSENSAVLEMRLRQIRNFIFILFVSLGIPVLNMGDECGHSSAGSTSYKERVPLNWKGLKTTFVKEVTGFISFLAAFRSRRGDIFQRREFLKLENINWHGSDLSEPQWEDPGSKFLCMHIIAENDGNKSDSIRGDLYICFNANVESVSATLPVPAEGTLWLRLVDTSLALPGFFGTESNPKRKQVLGCSSYEVKAHSCVLFESTRDLS